A single region of the Maniola jurtina chromosome 21, ilManJurt1.1, whole genome shotgun sequence genome encodes:
- the LOC123876445 gene encoding uncharacterized protein LOC123876445 isoform X3, which translates to MGEAGGSMDAVYPAAASALERGRRRRRVGPRQRHRTMPVTFAEIKEVDEDAPSEEACAASAVSVNSVAEERRRRPDLLDERFGAQLAESRRRRARRTLLREPDEIPSTSRAASEPRPDAGPS; encoded by the exons CGAGGCGGGTGGCAGCATGGACGCAGTGTACCCGGCAGCCGCGTCGGCGCTGGAGCGCGGGCGTCGGCGGCGCCGCGTCGGGCCCCGCCAGAGGCATCGCACCATGCCGGTCACTTTCGCTGAGAttaag GAGGTGGATGAAGACGCACCAAGCGAGGAAGCATGTGCAGCGAGCGCTGTAAGCGTTAACAGCGTGGCAGAAGAACGGCGACGTCGCCCCGACTTGCTCGACGAGCGGTTCGGCGCGCAGCTCGCGGAGAGCCGCCGGCGCCGCGCAAGGCGCACGCTGCTACGCGAGCCAGACGAGATCCCGTCCACTTCGCGCGCCGCCAGCGAGCCTAGACCTGACGCGGGACCTTCCTGA
- the LOC123876445 gene encoding uncharacterized protein LOC123876445 isoform X2: MYSGYISEAGGSMDAVYPAAASALERGRRRRRVGPRQRHRTMPVTFAEIKEVDEDAPSEEACAASAVSVNSVAEERRRRPDLLDERFGAQLAESRRRRARRTLLREPDEIPSTSRAASEPRPDAGPS, from the exons CGAGGCGGGTGGCAGCATGGACGCAGTGTACCCGGCAGCCGCGTCGGCGCTGGAGCGCGGGCGTCGGCGGCGCCGCGTCGGGCCCCGCCAGAGGCATCGCACCATGCCGGTCACTTTCGCTGAGAttaag GAGGTGGATGAAGACGCACCAAGCGAGGAAGCATGTGCAGCGAGCGCTGTAAGCGTTAACAGCGTGGCAGAAGAACGGCGACGTCGCCCCGACTTGCTCGACGAGCGGTTCGGCGCGCAGCTCGCGGAGAGCCGCCGGCGCCGCGCAAGGCGCACGCTGCTACGCGAGCCAGACGAGATCCCGTCCACTTCGCGCGCCGCCAGCGAGCCTAGACCTGACGCGGGACCTTCCTGA